The DNA sequence CATGGAAAAAGATGCTAAACAATTTCAGATGAAGCAATCTAATGTTGGTGAAGTGAAAACTAATATAATGACTTCAATTGAATGTGTAGATGGTAAACCAGTAAATAGTGTTGAGAGTGAGGTGAAGTTTGTCTCTGATTTGAAAAGGAGTGGTAATGTGATTGAAGGTGAAAGTTCAAGTGAAAAGCGTTGTAGAACTGTGCCAAACCGTATACCCTCTTTTACCCAATTTGGGCGAACATTGAAGGATTTAGGACACATTAAGGTTAAATTTTGAGAACATATAATATCTAATTGCTCTACTTTGTTCATTATTATGTTGTGTAAATTGGAGACAAATGGTTTAGAATTTCAGTTTTTTgttgaatttcataattttgtgttTGCTCTTTGTTAGGGGATTGATGGTGTTGAAATAAGAGGATCTCAAAAGTCATTATCAACTTGTAAATTATCAGTTAGACAAAGTTCATGTGTTAAGGTATTGAATCATTCTTTCTTAATATATTTAGAGTGaaatttttttgttctttttcccaattagataataaatattgaaattgttaaatatatatcttttcaTGCACAGGGTGTGTCTGAGATATGTCCTGTTGGTCAGGATACTAGTAGTGGGTTAGATGTTTTGGAACTTTGTAATTTGAAGGAGAAGAAGGACGTTGGAccttttaaagttaatgtttCACTAGTTAATGTCGAGATGGATAAAATAATCTCGTATTTGTTTGAGAAGAGCTTAAAATCAAGGTATATATTGCATGTactatgttttttctttttataataataaaaaaaaaaacagtagttATTTTGCTATTTAAAAGTGTGTCAAGAAGTGAGATGTCAAGTATGTCAATTCTAgtgttgatattttatttagataatgatatttttttattattttaatgtagtGACATTCTAGTTGACACTAAATTTCATCAGTTGGAGCGTCATATATTTCAAACACTTGCTCCTTCTCAGAACATTAATGGAGAGGTTGGTGAATGAgtatgtatattattttaagtatatttaatttattttgttaacaCAACGTTTGGTTTATTTTGATATACAACATTTAGATAATAAACATTGTATCGGAGATGTGTACACATAAAAGGAGAGATTCTATGAGTAAGACTGGTTCAAACTGGTACCTAACTACTTGGATGACGGTAATAAGT is a window from the Cannabis sativa cultivar Pink pepper isolate KNU-18-1 chromosome 1, ASM2916894v1, whole genome shotgun sequence genome containing:
- the LOC115706745 gene encoding uncharacterized protein LOC115706745; its protein translation is MEKYLLQHLDEELRRLQSVTQQMEECIHSKNHEVDRLVEVILRAEEGRKNSTNQILSSLATVIDKINSFEGQCSKGHMQTGLAESNMEKDAKQFQMKQSNVGEVKTNIMTSIECVDGKPVNSVESEVKFVSDLKRSGNVIEGESSSEKRCRTVPNRIPSFTQFGRTLKDLGHIKGIDGVEIRGSQKSLSTCKLSVRQSSCVKGVSEICPVGQDTSSGLDVLELCNLKEKKDVGPFKVNVSLVNVEMDKIISYLFEKSLKSSDILVDTKFHQLERHIFQTLAPSQNINGEIINIVSEMCTHKRRDSMSKTGSNWYLTTWMTSKFTYSKKSQRNGGTSNPMRSFFLGDLALCEKIFVPVHVRSEDHWILLIVKMKGIIEI